The following is a genomic window from Planctomycetia bacterium.
CGACATCGCGAAGCGGTCGGCCGATGCCGATGAGACGATGAAGCTCGCCACGCTGAACCGCGTGCTCTTCGAGGAGCTCGGGTTCCATGGTAGCCGCGGGGACTATTACAACCGGTCCAACAGCTACGTCAACGAGGTGCTCGACGACCGCGAGGGGATCCCGATCACGCTCTCGGTGGTCTACATGGAGCTCGCCCGTCGGCTCGGCCTGCGGGTCGAGGGCGTGGGGTTTCCCGGTCATTTTCTCGTCCGCTCCCTGCCGGCGGCGGGCGAGCCGCGCTGGCTCGACGTCTTCGACCGGGCCGCGGTCCGCAGCCGGGACGATCTGGCGCGGCAGCTGCGCGAGCAATCGGGCGACGAGCTCGCCGACGAGCATCTGGCGACCGTCGGCCCGAGGGCGATCCTCGTGCGCATGCTCTCGAACCTGCGCGGGATCGCGACCCGCGAGGGGAAGCAGGCCGACGTCCTGCGCTACCTCGATGCCACGCTCGCGGTCGATCCGCTGTCGGTCCGCGACCGGCTGATGCGCATGGTGACGGCCGCCCGGCTCGGCCGCCGCGAGACCGCCACGGAGGACGCCCGCTGGCTGCTCGACCGCAAGCCGGCCGGCATCGATCTGGAGGAGGTCCGCGGCCTGCTGGAGCAGGTGGAGGCGGATGCCCGCTGATCGGCCTGGGCAGCGCGGGCGATCATGACCGGCCGCCGCGGTCGCGGTCGCTTCAGGCGGGCAGGTCGTCCCACAGCGGGCACCAGAGCGGCGTTCGTGGAAACAGCTGCCCGGCCAGCTTGACCGCCACCTGCGTCGAGGCCTCGAGCCTGCCAGCCGCGGCCGCCTCGGCCGGATCGCACTGCCCGAGGAGGAGCCGGGCGAGCTCCTCCGCGGAGAGCGTCAGGTAGCTGCGGCCGACACGGCCGGGCTGCACCACGCCGGTGCCATCAGCGACGACGATCGAGGCCCGCAGCCCCGGCGCGTCGAGGCCGAGCTCCAGCATCTCGCGCACGCCGTCCGCGGCGACCCGGGCCGCCACCAGGGGGGCCAGCGCCGTCAGCAGGTCGAGAGGCCGCAACACCTTGGCCACGATCATCCGATCGCCGGCGTGGACGAGGCTCGTGTCGCCGGCGACGGCGGCGTGCAGCGCGTCGGCGGCGCTCGATTCGTAGGTGATCTCCTGGCGGTCGTTCTCGATCGCCTCGGCGCAGACGCGGGCGAGGATCTCGCGGTCCAGACCGGGAAACTCGGGATCGGCGGCGATCTCCAGCACCCGCGTGCCGGACTGCACGCAGTAGCCGACGATCCGGGCGGAGCTCTCCTTGAGCTCGTAGCGGTCCTGCCCCACGAGGGCCACGATGATCGAGTCGAAGGCCCCGCGGCTCACCAGCCAGCGGGCGTATGTCTCGTCGCGGTCGGCGGGGCCGGTGTACCGCAGGGCGTTCTGCCGGTAGATCCGCAGGATCGCCGGGAGCTCGACATGCCGCCACTGCCGCATCGTCACCGACTCACCGTCCCGCGGCTGCTGTTCCTCCAGCAACCGGGCGAGGATCTCGGTGGGCCGGCCCGGCGTCGCGGCGTCGCGGCCGAGCACGCTCCAGCCCAGCTCGTGGTACGAAGCCGCGATCCGCGTGCGCGAGAAGGCGACGACGGCCTGGGAGCGGCGCAGCCGCTCCTCGGCCTCCTGCACCAGCCGCTGGCCGTGACCGGCGCCGCGGCATTCGGGCAGCACCGCCAGTCGGTCGAGCACGGCGCCGCGCACCGTTGTCCCGCCGACGAGCACGTCGCGCGGCACGATCTCCAGGTGGCCGACAATGCGGCCGCCGAGCCTGGCGACGAGCCGGTTGGCCGAATCGTGCTCCGGGTGGTCCACGGCGGCGTGAAACTCGGCGCGGGTCGGGGCCGCCGGGAGCCCGGCGAGCAGGTGCAGCAGTTCGCTCTGATCGCCGGCCCGCGCCGGGGCGACCTGACAGGCCTCGAGCATCCAGGCCGGCGGCGCCGCGGCGGCCGGGAGGGGGAGCGGGAGGTGGAGGATGGCCGGTCGCCGGAGATTTGGACGCCTGCTCACCACGGTTCCGGAGGGACGAATCTCCACGGACTGGACCAGCGCCTCGTCAGCTTTCAGCGCCCGGCGCCCGTCGCCGGTCTTTGCCCCCGCTGGCCGCACGACGACGCCCGCAGGCGGCTGGGCCGTTCCGGCCGCGAGCCGGAGCGTCTTCGCCGTGCCGGTCGCCTGCTGGGGTCGCGGTTGCCGGGCGATAACGCTGCCTGGCCCGCTGCGAATCTTCAGACGCGGAGGGGACTTCCTCGTGCCGGCGGCAGCCTGGCCGCCTGACCGTCGTGGGGAGACGTCCGCCAGTTCTCGTGCCGGCTTCGGGGAACCGCTCGTCCGCCGCATGATGCCTCCTTTCCCTGGAGCCACGGGACTCAATCCGTTGTCGGTGAAGATATGTCGATCCTCAGCCGTTTTCCAGTAGCAGGAAGTTTTTCAGTGTCTTTTCCGGAAAAAAACACCAGGGGTAACCGCGTGATTCGAGCACGCTGCGGCTCCGAATCGCCGCGGTCAGGGGCCCGATGCGGTCGCGGAGCGCGGCCTGCACGTCTTGCACATGCCGCCCCAGCCGCTCATTGGCGGAGCGGATCGCACGGCAACGCCGCTGGGCGAGCGCGGGCGTCGGCACGGTCTCGATCCAACGGCGCTTCTCCACGACCAACTCGCGGACGCCGGATGCCAGCAGGTCCGCCGGCCCGAGGTGCCGCTCGGGATGGTAGGCGACGTCACGGAGGTCGCGGTGCACGGCCGCCAGATCGGCCGCCGGATCGGCGGCATCGAAGCCGGGGAACGTCCGCTCGATCGGGAGCCGCAGCGTGCCCGACACGACCGCGTGCCGCGGCGGATCGCAGCCCGTGAGCCGGCGAACGACCTCGTCGGTGATGCCGTCGTACGCCGCGCCGCCGATGCCGTGCACGAACACGTCCGCGACAACGAGGCGCGCCACGAGCGTGGTGACGAGGGCCCGCGGCCTGAGCCGCAGGGCATGCTCCTCCAGTCGCGACAGGGCGTCGACCCAGCGCGACGGCGGGATGTCCGGGGCGATCGGCAGCTCGACCCGCAGCGTCTCCAGGTCGGAGAGCAGGAGCGTGCCCGGCGTGGCGGTGTTGGCGAACACCCGGCGCCGCCGCGGGTCGTCCTTCGACCAGATCCACCAGGGGATTTCCAGCCATTCGCCGTTGGCATCGTGGCGGACGGCCAGATCGGGGAACGGCCGGCCCCGGCCGCGCACGCGGTGCCGGCGGCGATGCTCCGCCAGCGCCCCGTTGTAGGCCTCGTGCAGCCGCCGCGCGTGCGCAAGCAGCCAGCCGGTGAAGACCATCACCGTCGGCAGCTTGACCAGCTCGCTGACCGGCAGCTCCAGCGTCTCCATGCCGAACCGTTCCTCGAGCAGGTGCCGGGCCTGCGCGATGGCGAGTCCGAGCCGATGGCACTCCCGCGACCGCTCGACCGCCAGCGGCCACCAGCGCCGCAGGATCGGCTGCGATTCGAGCGGTGCCAACAGCCGGCTGGCCCGGTCGCCGAAGGCGGCGAAGCAATCGGCGTCGATGACCGGCCGCTCCTCCCAGGCCATCTCGGCGGCGCCGGCGTCGAAGGGGACCTCCTCGAGACGGGCCGCCTGCGGCGTGCCCACGGGCACGGCGACGGCGGGGTGAATGCAGCGGTCGGTGTCGACGACGAGGTTCACCGCACTGCCGCCGACGCGGCGCGCGTAGGCGTCGAGGGCCGCGTTCTTCAGCCACACGCCGGCGTGGAACAGTTCCGGCTGGTGCCCACCCATGATGATCGGTCGGGCGATCCAGTCGGCGACGTCGGCCGGCCGCTGGACGTCGCGGTAGCTGCCGGTGTATTCCGCGGCCACCGTGAGCACCTCGCGGCGCGTGGCGGCGACGAGTTCCCAGAGCCGGAGGTCGCCGATCCGCGTGTCGAACGCCGCCCGCAGCAGCCGATTGTTGTCGACGAGGGCCTCGATCGACGACGCGGCAGTGCCGGATCCGACGGGGGGATCGAGCAGCCGGCCGCCGGAGGCTTCGGGAGCCCGATGAGATCGTCTCGGAGGAGGCATGGCCGCAGGTTCAGGACGCCGCGGCCCCGGCGGCGACGGCCGCCTCCGCGCGATCGAGCACGCCCCGATAGTAGGCCAGACGGGTCGCCGCGTCGTCCAGTGCGCCCCCGAAACTCCGCGCCAGATCGAGATACAAGAGCGGCACGGGCAGCTCCACGATCCGCAGACCGGCCGCAGCTGCCTGCACCCAGACCTCCAGCGGCATGGCGTATCCCGGCTCGGTGACGTGCAACGCGGCGAGCGCCCGACGCGAGTAGGCCTTGAACCCGCAGAAGGCGTCGCTGAGCGCCAGGCCGAGCCGGGCGTTGATCTCCGCCGTGAGCGCCTCGTTGATCCGGCGTCGGGCCAGCGGTGGCTCGCTGTCGCCGGGAAACCGGCGCAGGTAACGGCTGCCGCTGACGATGTCGGCCCGGCCGGATGCGGCGATGAACTCGGGGATCAGCCGCGGCTGATGCTGGCCGTCGCAGTCGATCGTGACCAGGCCCGCCCAGCCGCCGGCGAGCGCCTCGCGGAACGCGCTGGCCAGCGCGGCGCCATATCCGGCGTTGGAGGCATGGCGCACCACGCGGA
Proteins encoded in this region:
- a CDS encoding dolichyl-phosphate mannose synthase, which gives rise to MHRFLTALPVFNEVGHVSAVLDEVLRHTPDVLVVDDGSTDGTSELLAARVADRGDVRVVRHASNAGYGAALASAFREALAGGWAGLVTIDCDGQHQPRLIPEFIAASGRADIVSGSRYLRRFPGDSEPPLARRRINEALTAEINARLGLALSDAFCGFKAYSRRALAALHVTEPGYAMPLEVWVQAAAAGLRIVELPVPLLYLDLARSFGGALDDAATRLAYYRGVLDRAEAAVAAGAAAS